Proteins from a single region of Mycoplasma leachii PG50:
- a CDS encoding energy-coupling factor transporter ATPase codes for MDNLAIFEEFNSKKISQDDLEATIISLNNYFVKLNDLNNQYLNLIRQDNIDKSKKQNIKIQRKNTKIEINKIIATTKLFKQNIKLAESMYKKIKSSNNQDDIKKAQLEVENAKSMLIQFKEAINGQGKSIKLKKLNDIAIEIKNLSFKYGPEFPNAIDDVSFTINQGEYVTIIGHNGSGKSTISKILIGVLNAQQGEIRIFGNIVHDHNIEQARKFLGIVFQNPDNQFIGSTVEADIAFGLENKRVDPKKMPDIILDSAKKVGMEWALKKEPLNLSGGQKQRVAIASTLALDPDIMIFDEATSMLDPKGKREIKEIMVQLRETRTKTILSITHDMDEILNADKVIVLDHGKLVRVAKPLDIVEDKEFLRNIQLDVPFVGLVREELEKKGIKIASTQNIDELVEQICKK; via the coding sequence ATGGATAATTTAGCAATATTTGAAGAATTTAATTCTAAAAAAATATCTCAAGATGATCTAGAAGCAACTATTATTTCTCTTAATAATTATTTTGTTAAATTAAACGATTTAAATAACCAATATTTGAATTTAATTCGTCAAGATAATATTGATAAATCAAAAAAACAAAATATTAAAATTCAAAGAAAAAATACAAAAATTGAAATTAATAAAATAATAGCAACTACTAAGCTTTTTAAACAAAATATCAAACTAGCTGAGAGTATGTATAAAAAAATTAAATCATCTAATAATCAAGACGATATTAAAAAAGCCCAACTTGAAGTTGAGAATGCTAAAAGTATGTTAATACAATTTAAAGAAGCTATTAATGGTCAAGGTAAAAGTATTAAACTTAAAAAACTTAATGATATTGCTATTGAAATAAAAAATTTATCTTTTAAGTATGGACCTGAATTTCCTAATGCAATAGATGATGTTTCATTTACTATTAACCAAGGTGAGTATGTAACTATTATTGGTCATAATGGTTCTGGAAAATCAACTATTTCTAAAATTTTAATTGGTGTTTTAAATGCTCAACAAGGTGAAATTAGAATTTTTGGAAATATTGTTCATGATCATAACATTGAACAGGCTAGAAAATTTTTAGGGATTGTTTTTCAAAATCCTGACAATCAATTTATTGGTTCAACTGTTGAAGCTGATATTGCATTTGGATTAGAAAATAAAAGAGTAGATCCTAAAAAAATGCCAGATATTATTTTAGATTCAGCAAAAAAAGTTGGTATGGAGTGAGCTTTAAAAAAAGAGCCACTAAATTTAAGTGGTGGTCAAAAACAAAGAGTGGCAATTGCTTCAACTTTGGCTTTAGATCCAGATATTATGATTTTTGATGAAGCTACTAGTATGTTAGATCCAAAAGGAAAAAGAGAAATTAAAGAAATTATGGTTCAATTAAGAGAAACTAGAACTAAAACTATTCTTTCAATTACTCATGATATGGATGAAATTTTAAATGCTGATAAAGTAATTGTTTTAGATCATGGAAAACTAGTTAGAGTTGCTAAACCATTAGATATAGTTGAAGATAAAGAATTTTTAAGAAATATTCAATTAGATGTGCCTTTTGTTGGTTTGGTTAGAGAAGAGTTAGAAAAAAAAGGAATTAAAATTGCAAGTACACAAAATATAGATGAGCTGGTAGAACAAATATGCAAAAAATAA
- the infA gene encoding translation initiation factor IF-1 — protein MAKETEMEFEGTVVEVLPNAQFKVKLENGVVINAHVSGKIRMHYIRILPGDKVTIVISPYDMTRGRITYRKIGK, from the coding sequence ATGGCTAAAGAAACAGAAATGGAATTTGAAGGCACTGTTGTTGAAGTATTGCCTAATGCCCAATTTAAAGTGAAATTAGAAAATGGTGTAGTTATTAATGCCCACGTGTCAGGTAAAATCCGCATGCATTACATCCGCATTTTACCTGGAGATAAAGTAACTATTGTAATTTCACCATATGATATGACACGTGGAAGAATTACTTATAGAAAAATTGGTAAGTAA
- a CDS encoding tRNA pseudouridine synthase A has product MKIGILLTLCYDGSNYHGWINQINSISIQTVLNKAIKKVIKTSEFKTIGASKTDANVHALDQKVLLIIYFTPILEKFIKAINKALPKDIRILNAKFVNSDFNIREVEYKIYNYYINDYKFDIFTNRYEYFWKHSKIDILKLQEIFNLFVGEHEFKLFSGLKENEWDNYQTKRIIDDIKVLRINNKVVIQFKATGFIRYQIRIIIANCLNAYLNYKINVNTLIEMLQGIGKKTPFIIEAKGLVLQQIKFK; this is encoded by the coding sequence ATGAAAATAGGTATTTTATTAACTTTGTGCTATGATGGAAGTAATTATCATGGATGAATTAATCAAATTAATTCTATAAGTATTCAAACTGTTTTAAATAAAGCTATTAAAAAAGTAATTAAAACTAGTGAGTTTAAAACAATTGGAGCTAGCAAAACTGATGCTAATGTTCATGCTTTAGATCAAAAAGTTTTATTAATAATTTATTTTACTCCAATTTTAGAAAAGTTTATTAAAGCTATAAATAAAGCTTTACCTAAAGATATTAGAATTTTAAATGCTAAATTTGTAAATTCTGATTTTAATATAAGAGAAGTTGAGTATAAAATTTATAATTATTATATTAATGATTATAAATTTGATATTTTTACTAATCGATATGAATATTTTTGAAAACACTCAAAAATAGATATTTTAAAATTGCAAGAAATCTTTAACCTTTTTGTTGGTGAACATGAATTTAAATTATTTTCTGGTTTAAAAGAAAATGAGTGAGATAATTATCAAACAAAAAGAATTATTGATGATATTAAAGTATTAAGAATTAATAATAAAGTTGTGATTCAATTTAAAGCAACAGGTTTTATTAGATATCAAATAAGAATTATTATTGCAAATTGTTTAAATGCTTATTTAAATTATAAAATTAATGTTAATACTTTGATTGAAATGTTGCAAGGCATTGGTAAAAAAACACCTTTTATTATTGAAGCAAAGGGTTTAGTTTTGCAACAAATTAAATTTAAATAA
- the rpsM gene encoding 30S ribosomal protein S13 → MARISGVEIPNNKRVVVSLTYIYGIGLPTAQSVLKTLNISEDIRVKDLTEEQIKNISIEISKYKTEGELRREVSLNIKRLMEIGSYRGLRHRKGLPVRGQSSKTNARTVKGPRKTVANKKK, encoded by the coding sequence ATGGCTCGTATTAGTGGAGTAGAAATCCCAAATAATAAAAGAGTTGTTGTTTCTTTAACTTATATTTATGGAATAGGGCTACCAACTGCTCAAAGTGTTTTAAAAACTTTAAACATTTCTGAAGATATCAGAGTAAAAGATTTAACAGAAGAACAAATCAAAAATATCTCTATTGAAATTTCAAAATACAAAACTGAAGGTGAATTACGTAGAGAAGTATCATTAAACATTAAACGTTTAATGGAAATTGGAAGTTACAGAGGACTAAGACACCGTAAAGGTTTACCTGTTAGAGGACAATCTTCAAAAACTAATGCAAGAACTGTTAAAGGTCCAAGAAAAACTGTAGCTAATAAGAAAAAATAG
- the rpmJ gene encoding 50S ribosomal protein L36, producing the protein MKVRSSVKQICDKCRVIRRKGRVMIICVTPKHKQRQG; encoded by the coding sequence ATGAAAGTTAGATCATCAGTCAAGCAAATTTGTGACAAATGCCGTGTAATTAGACGTAAAGGCCGTGTAATGATCATTTGTGTTACACCAAAACACAAACAAAGACAAGGATAA
- the rplQ gene encoding 50S ribosomal protein L17, which produces MSYIQKRGQNTAWRTALMRNLTTELIINESLEVTQTRAKKLRRHFDHMITLAKRGDLHSRRQAASWLRDIDADKKETALQKLFNKLAKKYENRNGGYTSILKLDNRKGDNAPMVIIKLI; this is translated from the coding sequence ATGTCATACATTCAAAAACGTGGCCAAAATACTGCTTGAAGAACTGCTTTAATGCGTAATTTAACTACTGAATTAATCATTAATGAAAGTTTAGAAGTTACTCAAACAAGAGCAAAAAAATTAAGAAGACATTTTGATCATATGATTACATTAGCTAAACGTGGTGATTTACATTCAAGACGTCAAGCTGCTAGTTGATTAAGAGATATTGACGCTGATAAAAAAGAAACAGCATTACAAAAATTGTTTAATAAATTAGCAAAAAAATATGAAAATCGAAATGGTGGTTACACAAGTATTTTAAAATTAGATAACCGTAAAGGTGATAATGCACCTATGGTTATTATTAAATTAATCTAG
- a CDS encoding energy-coupling factor transporter transmembrane component T family protein: MRITFGRYIPKNSVIHKMDPRMKLFMIIVLIVSVFFPIGLTGYLIISVVIISVFALSQLSFKMLIRLFVPVSFIFVIIVIMNFFFIHPSNQTIEEISKWTTSNTNKIFWTKTSNSLIGQLDVNAVNILQNDKLENIKNLQPIGYFFNWKVFWFSEKALYSALVMGMRIYLMITLTCILTGTTPSLQLTLAIEDLLSPLRLIKAPVYILSMIISIALRMIPTLIDEAGRIMKAQASRGIDIKNGKFKDKVKSLTSLIIPLLVSSFQKAEDLAYAMDARGYDPNASRTRFVQFKPRLIDFILFVLGISFAVFMMVYGLNPSGVFTNWHINHIDSLVTY; encoded by the coding sequence ATGAGAATTACTTTTGGTAGATATATTCCTAAAAACTCAGTCATTCATAAAATGGATCCTAGAATGAAACTATTTATGATTATAGTTTTAATTGTTTCTGTTTTTTTTCCTATTGGTCTTACTGGATATTTGATTATTAGTGTAGTTATTATTAGTGTTTTTGCATTAAGTCAATTAAGTTTTAAAATGTTAATTAGATTATTTGTTCCTGTTAGTTTTATTTTTGTAATTATTGTAATTATGAACTTTTTTTTCATTCACCCTTCAAATCAAACAATTGAAGAAATTTCAAAATGAACTACAAGTAATACTAATAAGATTTTTTGAACAAAAACTAGTAATTCATTAATTGGACAATTAGATGTTAATGCTGTTAATATTTTACAAAACGATAAGTTAGAAAATATTAAAAACTTGCAACCTATTGGATATTTTTTTAATTGAAAAGTTTTTTGATTTAGTGAAAAAGCTTTATATAGTGCTTTAGTAATGGGAATGAGAATTTATTTAATGATTACATTAACTTGTATTTTAACAGGTACAACTCCTTCATTACAATTAACATTAGCTATTGAAGATTTGCTATCACCACTAAGATTAATTAAAGCTCCAGTTTATATTTTGTCAATGATTATTTCAATTGCTTTACGTATGATTCCAACTTTAATTGATGAAGCAGGAAGAATTATGAAAGCTCAAGCAAGTAGAGGAATTGATATTAAAAATGGAAAATTTAAAGATAAAGTTAAGAGTTTAACCTCATTAATTATTCCTTTATTAGTTTCATCATTTCAAAAAGCTGAAGATTTAGCTTATGCAATGGATGCTAGAGGTTATGATCCAAACGCTTCAAGAACTAGATTTGTTCAATTTAAACCAAGACTAATTGATTTTATTTTATTTGTATTAGGTATTAGTTTTGCTGTTTTTATGATGGTTTATGGTTTGAATCCAAGTGGAGTATTTACTAACTGACATATTAATCACATTGATTCACTAGTAACATATTAA
- a CDS encoding ABC transporter permease codes for MKTKYQKRDKWLGLILKNSLKNSFKYKSQLLGLVLLVMIMSLIMSLISAINSRVLNRYDNLITNSNQHNLVLKLDPYENLPTSLITSNNQIQAQQQYINRLNEKLYSRYNFKFDWSRTESREFKQVKSLNNLQTLKAISKQYLTNNKVDQIVIVKGRNINSNKEVVIDPIYAKKHNIKINDIIRFQKDVLGDQLLVNSLNNKQTSQEQFNDINKITKQGLTDVNGVYQIKYASSFDWYQVVGFANSADFIFPTINAYSPIPNRLNEGIIYVDPSRFGLIKQDDGFYRYDSTSSKLVVSSNNEWESFYSLKTEHKLNDQIIDWMNQYFNELINKRTQSKWIYKLEDSNYRFNSRTSVIKKTISAYNIYSAAVLLAVISVVLYTTFLITKKQILNSRGQIGTMRAIGYKKRQMVFNYVMMPFFTSIVGGILGYILSCLISIIIINKFANYFSLDYGVFSFDWIGFLNNLIFMWLIISAISFLIAYLIMKKGAINLLENRSAKKITKLGSLVKSLSNKRKFNHRLRAALLVDSGSKLTGVGFVVLIATILFTISFVSPNLLKNNKIYSYNGVKYNQVVEYSQPTYNNPFSFIRVFNPDIKSKNSYDIIKNNDSYLATSLPSKNQSYDLETIIKDYLDQTFNNAYYSLDIDLKYKQEVDSINLALANMKLLQAQDIALTKQYFKYIASLSASPSSINFILLKNWPDYINLISNLKQTKSSEFETLLNQFKYLQQFYATYTNSIGLAINKNYVNSFDLKDNENLKINKFNQIKNEQITLKTKAYEDILNSDLLSISKSSLSNDSFKANILKEFKLTDSKSRLGLYHILDNKWNKSNSISDQFLDISASDFINKKYKLDDLKDLVAKLFLWFSIMFYKRDDQALIQAAYSRAPYFVKQNLKISYNSNKDYTLGFNLAPFNKNYEQLGTLLNVKTLDNKHSFKIYGILNNHDYIDLYDENKNDLIKKLFDSDKNSIIINQTIAKRLNLNTNDKISLNVLQNELQYVENNKTTVFKTSDWSMKQDNKFNSFVQRSQITTDNLKVKTNDNYLSLNNFSDITSYYQSYLENKLKIANKSQTKEFKIVGIHNGYNESMAWIKEDDAQNILNYKQNKQIWWRDIFAPQWNKTFSTTQAKQVLKNTLDLNNKSLTDYSYDQFVEQFINDSKNPNHNVAKKVLQIFDNQFPIFNYKYSKSNDIGNLDTIVSTYSKIADYNPISLNGQHLENKIVYDGIGQGVIKTITPIQITKQILDQISSLVMLTLVLAIITILMIVFIIILLTTSLIISDNVRFIATLKVLGYSNKYITENILGMYFIVIANMLVIGFVSGWFIFDSTIKSLYSFIVLPIIFPIWLPFVVIFAVSGIYLITLIVGFNSIYKTDATLTLKDNDI; via the coding sequence ATGAAAACTAAATATCAAAAAAGAGATAAATGACTGGGTCTTATTTTAAAAAACTCTTTAAAAAACTCTTTTAAATATAAATCGCAATTACTTGGTTTAGTTTTATTAGTAATGATTATGAGTTTAATTATGTCTTTAATATCAGCAATTAACTCAAGAGTTTTAAATAGATATGATAATTTGATTACTAATTCTAATCAACATAATTTAGTTTTAAAATTAGATCCATATGAAAATTTACCAACTAGTTTAATTACTTCTAATAATCAAATTCAAGCTCAACAACAATATATTAATCGTTTAAATGAAAAACTATATTCTAGATACAATTTTAAATTTGATTGATCAAGAACTGAATCACGTGAATTTAAACAAGTTAAATCTTTAAATAATTTACAAACATTAAAAGCTATTTCAAAACAATATTTAACTAATAATAAAGTTGATCAAATAGTAATTGTTAAAGGTAGAAATATTAATTCAAACAAAGAAGTTGTAATTGATCCAATTTATGCTAAAAAACATAATATAAAAATTAATGATATTATTAGATTTCAAAAAGATGTTTTAGGCGATCAATTATTAGTAAATTCATTAAATAATAAACAAACTAGTCAAGAACAATTTAATGATATTAATAAAATTACAAAACAAGGATTAACTGATGTTAATGGTGTTTATCAGATTAAATATGCAAGTAGTTTTGATTGATACCAAGTAGTTGGATTTGCAAATTCTGCTGATTTTATTTTTCCAACAATTAATGCTTATTCACCAATTCCTAATCGTTTAAATGAAGGAATTATTTATGTTGATCCATCAAGATTTGGCTTAATTAAACAAGATGATGGTTTTTATAGGTATGATTCGACTAGTTCTAAGTTAGTTGTGAGTTCAAATAATGAATGAGAATCATTTTATTCATTAAAAACAGAACATAAATTAAATGATCAGATTATTGATTGAATGAATCAATATTTTAATGAATTAATTAATAAAAGAACACAAAGCAAATGAATTTATAAATTAGAAGATTCAAATTATAGATTTAATTCAAGAACTAGTGTTATTAAAAAAACTATTAGTGCTTATAATATTTATTCTGCTGCTGTTTTACTAGCTGTTATTAGTGTTGTTTTATATACTACTTTTTTAATCACTAAAAAACAAATTTTAAATTCTCGTGGTCAAATAGGAACAATGAGAGCAATTGGGTATAAAAAGCGTCAAATGGTATTTAATTATGTGATGATGCCATTTTTTACAAGCATTGTAGGTGGAATTTTAGGATATATTTTATCTTGTTTAATTTCAATTATTATTATTAATAAATTTGCTAATTACTTTAGTTTAGATTATGGGGTTTTTAGCTTTGATTGAATTGGATTTTTAAATAATTTAATTTTTATGTGATTAATTATTTCAGCAATTTCATTTTTAATTGCTTATTTAATTATGAAAAAAGGAGCAATTAATTTATTAGAAAATAGAAGTGCTAAAAAAATTACAAAACTAGGTAGTTTAGTTAAAAGTTTATCTAATAAAAGAAAGTTTAATCATCGTTTAAGAGCTGCTTTATTAGTTGATTCTGGTTCTAAACTAACTGGAGTTGGGTTTGTTGTTTTAATTGCTACAATTTTATTTACTATTTCTTTTGTTTCACCAAATTTATTAAAAAATAACAAGATTTATTCTTATAATGGAGTTAAGTATAATCAAGTTGTTGAATATAGCCAACCAACTTATAATAATCCTTTTTCTTTTATAAGAGTATTTAATCCAGATATCAAATCTAAAAATTCTTATGATATTATTAAAAACAACGATTCTTATTTAGCCACTTCTTTACCTAGTAAAAATCAAAGTTATGATTTAGAAACTATTATTAAAGATTATTTAGATCAAACTTTTAATAATGCTTATTATAGTTTAGATATTGATTTAAAATATAAACAAGAAGTTGATTCAATTAACTTGGCTTTAGCAAATATGAAATTATTACAAGCTCAAGACATTGCTTTAACAAAACAATATTTTAAATATATTGCTAGTTTATCAGCTTCTCCTAGTTCAATAAACTTTATTTTATTAAAAAACTGACCTGATTATATTAATTTAATTAGTAATTTAAAACAAACAAAATCAAGTGAATTTGAAACATTATTAAATCAATTTAAATATTTACAACAATTTTATGCAACTTATACTAATAGTATTGGTTTAGCTATTAATAAAAACTATGTTAATAGTTTTGATTTAAAAGACAATGAAAATTTAAAAATTAATAAGTTTAATCAAATTAAAAATGAGCAAATTACTTTAAAAACTAAAGCTTATGAAGATATTTTGAATTCTGATTTATTATCAATAAGCAAATCTAGTTTATCAAATGATAGTTTTAAAGCTAACATATTAAAAGAGTTTAAACTAACAGATAGTAAATCTAGATTGGGGCTTTATCATATTTTAGATAATAAGTGAAATAAATCTAATTCTATATCAGATCAATTTTTAGATATTTCAGCTTCTGATTTTATTAATAAAAAATATAAATTAGATGATTTAAAAGATTTGGTTGCAAAACTATTTTTATGATTTAGTATAATGTTTTATAAAAGAGATGATCAAGCTTTAATTCAAGCAGCTTATTCACGTGCTCCTTATTTTGTAAAACAAAACTTAAAGATTTCATACAATAGTAATAAAGATTACACTTTAGGATTTAACTTAGCTCCTTTTAATAAAAATTATGAGCAACTAGGAACTTTATTAAATGTAAAAACATTAGATAATAAACATTCATTTAAAATTTATGGAATTTTAAACAATCATGATTATATTGATTTATATGATGAAAATAAAAATGATTTAATTAAAAAATTATTTGATTCAGATAAAAATAGTATTATCATTAATCAAACTATAGCAAAAAGATTGAACTTAAATACTAATGATAAAATTTCACTAAATGTTTTACAAAATGAACTACAATATGTAGAAAATAATAAAACTACTGTTTTTAAAACTAGTGATTGATCTATGAAACAAGATAATAAATTTAATAGTTTTGTTCAAAGATCTCAAATTACTACAGATAATTTAAAAGTTAAAACTAATGATAATTATTTGTCTTTAAATAATTTTTCAGATATTACTAGTTATTATCAAAGTTATTTAGAAAATAAACTTAAAATTGCAAATAAAAGTCAAACTAAAGAATTTAAAATAGTTGGTATTCATAATGGTTATAATGAAAGCATGGCTTGAATTAAAGAAGATGATGCTCAAAATATTTTAAATTATAAACAAAATAAACAAATTTGATGAAGAGATATTTTTGCTCCTCAGTGAAATAAGACTTTTTCAACAACTCAAGCAAAACAAGTTTTAAAAAATACTTTAGATTTAAATAATAAGTCTTTAACTGATTATAGTTATGATCAATTTGTTGAACAATTTATTAATGATTCTAAAAACCCTAATCATAATGTAGCTAAAAAAGTTTTACAAATCTTTGATAATCAATTTCCGATTTTTAATTATAAATATTCAAAAAGTAATGATATTGGTAATTTAGATACAATAGTTTCAACTTATTCAAAAATTGCTGATTATAATCCTATTAGTTTAAATGGACAACATTTAGAAAATAAAATTGTTTATGATGGAATTGGACAAGGAGTTATTAAAACTATTACTCCAATTCAAATTACAAAACAAATTCTAGATCAAATTTCTAGTTTAGTAATGTTAACGTTAGTTTTAGCAATTATTACAATATTAATGATTGTATTTATAATTATTTTATTAACTACTTCTTTAATTATTTCAGACAATGTTAGGTTTATTGCTACTTTAAAAGTTTTAGGTTATTCAAATAAATATATTACAGAAAACATTTTAGGAATGTATTTTATAGTTATTGCTAATATGTTAGTAATTGGATTTGTTAGTGGTTGGTTTATTTTTGATTCAACTATTAAATCATTATATTCATTTATAGTTCTTCCGATTATTTTTCCAATTTGACTACCTTTTGTTGTAATTTTTGCAGTTAGTGGAATTTATTTAATTACTTTAATTGTTGGATTTAATTCAATTTATAAAACTGATGCAACTTTAACTTTAAAAGATAATGATATTTAA
- a CDS encoding DNA-directed RNA polymerase subunit alpha, translated as MKQFVRPEFILLKEGQDKNYGKFSVSPLERGFGITLGNAIRRTLLAATPGASVYAIKIAGATHEFTSIPGIIENVTKIILNIKQLVLRIDTSIYGDDEVVQLKIRSDIQGPVYAGDLELPAGVEVLNQDLLIATISEGGILDLVLYAKNSRGYKTFKDNKNEKNIEPGMITIDSNYSPIIKVAYSVDSAKIGRAIDLEKLELEVTTDGSITAIDAISIASKILVAHLEFFIDLNREISVLEVIGVNQTDDKELDRTVEELDFTQRSLNCLKRAGINTLRELVTKNEDEIGSIRNLGRKSLKEIKDKVASLGLAFRQS; from the coding sequence ATGAAACAATTTGTGAGACCAGAATTTATTCTTTTAAAAGAAGGACAAGATAAAAATTACGGAAAATTTAGTGTATCGCCTCTAGAAAGAGGATTTGGTATAACTTTAGGTAATGCGATTAGAAGAACTTTATTAGCAGCAACTCCCGGAGCAAGTGTTTATGCGATAAAAATTGCTGGGGCAACTCATGAATTTACTTCAATTCCAGGAATTATTGAAAATGTTACTAAAATTATTTTAAATATTAAACAATTAGTTTTAAGAATTGATACTTCTATATATGGTGATGATGAAGTTGTACAATTAAAAATTCGCTCTGATATTCAAGGTCCTGTATATGCTGGTGATTTAGAATTACCAGCTGGTGTAGAAGTTTTAAATCAAGATTTATTAATAGCAACTATTAGTGAGGGTGGAATTTTAGATTTAGTTTTATATGCTAAAAATTCACGTGGTTATAAGACTTTTAAAGATAATAAAAATGAAAAAAATATTGAACCAGGAATGATTACAATTGATTCAAACTACTCACCAATTATTAAAGTTGCATATAGTGTAGATTCAGCAAAAATTGGAAGAGCTATTGATCTTGAAAAATTAGAATTAGAAGTTACAACTGATGGTTCAATTACTGCAATTGATGCAATTAGTATTGCTTCTAAAATTTTAGTTGCTCATCTAGAATTCTTTATTGATCTAAATCGCGAAATCAGTGTATTAGAAGTTATTGGTGTAAATCAAACTGATGATAAAGAATTAGATAGAACAGTTGAAGAATTAGATTTTACACAAAGAAGTTTAAATTGTTTAAAACGTGCTGGAATAAATACATTAAGAGAATTAGTTACTAAAAATGAAGACGAAATAGGTTCAATAAGAAATCTAGGACGTAAATCATTAAAAGAAATTAAAGATAAAGTTGCTTCATTAGGATTAGCATTTAGACAATCATAA
- the rpsK gene encoding 30S ribosomal protein S11 yields MANPKSQAKKKIKKNIPKGIAHIHSTFNNTIVTVSDEKGNVLSWSSAGAIGFKGSKKSTPYAAQLISEAAAKGAMDNGVKTVSVEVKGPGPGRDAAIRALQMAGLEITSIKDTTPIPHNGVRPRKRPRG; encoded by the coding sequence ATGGCAAATCCAAAATCACAAGCTAAGAAAAAAATTAAAAAAAATATTCCTAAAGGTATTGCGCATATTCATTCTACTTTTAACAACACAATTGTTACAGTTAGTGATGAAAAAGGAAATGTTCTTTCTTGATCTAGTGCAGGAGCAATAGGATTTAAAGGTTCTAAAAAATCTACACCTTATGCAGCTCAATTAATTTCAGAAGCAGCAGCTAAAGGTGCTATGGATAACGGTGTTAAAACTGTATCTGTTGAAGTTAAAGGCCCAGGCCCAGGACGTGATGCTGCAATTAGAGCATTACAAATGGCTGGTTTAGAAATTACATCAATTAAAGACACAACACCAATTCCACATAACGGAGTGCGTCCAAGAAAACGCCCAAGAGGTTAA
- a CDS encoding energy-coupling factor transporter ATPase, with protein MQKINNKNQKQQKMDFSKDIILDNVSYTYAKKTPFEFKALNNTSLKFKKNKVTCVIGTTGSGKSTMIQLTNGLIITETGQTIVGDYAIPANIKKIKEVKRLRKEIGLVFQFPEYQLFQETIEKDIAFGPVNLGENKQEAYKKVPELLKLVQLPEDYVKRSPFELSGGQKRRVALAGIIAMDGNTLVLDEPTGGLDPKGEEDFINLFERLNKEYKKRIIMVTHNMDQVLRIADEVIVMHEGKVIDIGSPFEIFSNIELLTKIEIDPPKLYQLMYKLKNKGIDLLNKNIRTIEEFASELAKVLK; from the coding sequence ATGCAAAAAATAAATAATAAAAATCAAAAGCAACAAAAAATGGATTTTTCAAAAGATATTATTTTAGATAATGTTTCATATACTTATGCAAAAAAAACTCCTTTTGAATTTAAAGCTTTAAATAATACTAGTTTAAAATTTAAAAAAAATAAAGTTACTTGTGTAATTGGAACTACTGGTTCTGGTAAATCAACAATGATCCAATTAACAAACGGACTAATAATTACTGAAACTGGACAAACAATCGTTGGTGATTATGCTATTCCTGCAAATATTAAAAAAATTAAAGAAGTTAAGCGTTTAAGAAAAGAAATAGGTTTAGTTTTTCAGTTTCCTGAATATCAATTATTTCAAGAAACTATTGAAAAAGATATCGCTTTTGGTCCTGTTAATTTAGGTGAAAATAAGCAAGAAGCCTATAAAAAGGTTCCTGAACTTTTAAAACTAGTTCAACTACCTGAAGATTATGTTAAACGTTCTCCTTTTGAATTATCTGGTGGTCAAAAAAGACGTGTAGCTTTAGCTGGAATTATTGCTATGGATGGTAACACACTTGTTTTAGATGAACCAACTGGAGGTTTAGATCCTAAAGGTGAAGAAGACTTTATTAATTTATTTGAAAGATTAAATAAAGAATATAAAAAACGTATTATTATGGTTACTCATAATATGGATCAAGTACTAAGAATCGCTGATGAAGTAATTGTTATGCACGAGGGAAAAGTAATTGATATTGGTTCACCATTTGAGATTTTTTCAAACATTGAACTATTAACAAAAATTGAAATAGATCCACCAAAGCTTTATCAATTAATGTATAAATTAAAGAACAAAGGGATTGACTTATTAAACAAAAATATTAGAACAATTGAAGAATTTGCTAGTGAATTAGCTAAAGTATTAAAATAG